A window of Myxococcales bacterium contains these coding sequences:
- a CDS encoding J domain-containing protein, which yields MAQDLYGLLGVPKTADADTIKKAYRRLAKDLHPDKNPGNAQAEAKFKAVNRAFDTLGDPQKRKLYDEFGEEGLREGFDPEKARAYAQWQSRGGRGGAAGNPFAGGNPFGGGAVNLEDLFGAGGHDFFGGARRRGPAKGQDYEQEVTIDFTLAVRGGQVEMRSAQGASVQVRIPPGAAEGSRLRLAGQGGPSPNGGPPGDLTLVIHVAPHKHFTREGHDLKLDLPVTPLEAYEGAKVKVPTVDGHITVKIPPRTQSGTVLRVRGKGVVRKGHEPGDLYVRFVVQVPTHESAELADLLARVESHFEAPVRDGISF from the coding sequence ATGGCGCAAGACCTCTACGGGCTGCTCGGCGTCCCCAAGACCGCCGACGCAGACACCATCAAAAAAGCCTACCGGCGCCTCGCGAAGGACCTTCACCCCGACAAGAACCCGGGGAACGCCCAGGCCGAGGCCAAGTTCAAGGCCGTGAACCGCGCGTTCGACACGCTCGGCGATCCGCAGAAGCGCAAGCTCTACGACGAGTTCGGCGAAGAGGGCCTCCGCGAAGGCTTCGACCCGGAGAAGGCCCGCGCCTACGCGCAGTGGCAGTCGCGGGGCGGGCGCGGCGGCGCGGCGGGCAACCCGTTCGCCGGGGGCAACCCGTTCGGCGGCGGCGCCGTGAACCTCGAAGATTTGTTCGGTGCCGGCGGTCACGACTTCTTCGGTGGGGCACGGCGGCGCGGCCCCGCGAAGGGGCAAGACTACGAACAGGAGGTCACGATCGACTTCACCCTCGCCGTGCGTGGCGGGCAGGTCGAGATGCGCTCGGCGCAAGGGGCCTCGGTGCAGGTGCGCATCCCGCCGGGCGCGGCCGAGGGCAGTCGCCTCCGCCTCGCGGGCCAAGGGGGCCCGTCTCCGAACGGCGGACCACCGGGCGATCTCACGCTCGTCATCCACGTCGCGCCGCACAAGCACTTCACGCGCGAAGGCCACGATTTGAAGCTCGATTTGCCGGTGACGCCGCTCGAGGCCTACGAGGGCGCCAAGGTGAAGGTGCCCACGGTCGACGGCCACATCACCGTGAAGATCCCCCCGCGGACCCAGAGCGGCACGGTGCTGCGTGTTCGAGGCAAGGGCGTCGTGCGCAAGGGCCACGAGCCCGGCGATCTCTATGTGCGCTTCGTCGTGCAGGTGCCTACCCACGAGTCCGCCGAGCTCGCCGACCTCCTCGCGCGTGTCGAGAGCCACTTCGAGGCCCCTGTCCGCGACGGCATCTCGTTCTGA
- a CDS encoding thioredoxin domain-containing protein, whose product MSRSVAIDAGLFAALVLPALVSVAASVTLLVDYLRPVPVFCAPGGGCDAVKQTSYAHVGGVPTPVLGVLCFLALGLLTLFRGPKVRLAQSVLATLAALVSVGLIGVQIAIGHFCPYCIASDTAAVVLLVAAWTRYARAWDLPGRRGWAFGASALFSLALVVPALLPYVVKPKLPKAIVAELEKTPKGQVTIVDFADFECPWCRANHQELAPLLEEHKGKVRVVRKQVPLGIHLHAMNAALAALCAEKLGKGDAVAEALFSVEPPSLTPGGCEAIATSAGIDVAAFRACVADPATAAQIASDKQTFKDVGGRGLPLLFIGSERLEGARDRETLEASLGRALARLP is encoded by the coding sequence GTGTCGCGTTCGGTCGCGATCGACGCAGGGCTCTTCGCGGCGCTCGTGCTCCCGGCGCTCGTGTCGGTCGCGGCGAGCGTCACGCTGCTCGTCGACTACCTGCGCCCCGTGCCGGTGTTCTGCGCGCCGGGCGGCGGCTGCGACGCCGTGAAACAAACGTCGTACGCACATGTCGGCGGAGTGCCTACCCCGGTCCTCGGGGTGCTGTGTTTCCTCGCGCTCGGGCTGCTCACGCTTTTTCGCGGGCCGAAGGTGCGCCTCGCGCAGTCCGTGCTCGCCACGCTGGCGGCGTTGGTCTCGGTGGGGCTCATCGGCGTGCAGATCGCGATCGGGCACTTTTGCCCGTATTGCATCGCGTCCGATACGGCCGCGGTCGTCCTGCTCGTCGCGGCCTGGACGCGCTACGCGCGCGCGTGGGATCTGCCCGGCAGACGAGGGTGGGCGTTCGGCGCCTCGGCCCTCTTCTCGCTCGCGCTCGTGGTGCCCGCCCTCCTCCCGTACGTCGTGAAGCCGAAGCTCCCGAAGGCCATCGTGGCCGAGCTCGAGAAGACGCCCAAGGGTCAGGTCACCATCGTCGACTTCGCTGACTTCGAGTGCCCGTGGTGTCGCGCGAACCATCAAGAGCTCGCGCCGCTCCTCGAGGAGCACAAGGGCAAGGTGCGTGTCGTGCGCAAACAAGTGCCCCTCGGCATCCACCTCCACGCGATGAACGCCGCCCTCGCGGCCCTCTGCGCCGAGAAGCTCGGCAAGGGCGACGCGGTGGCCGAGGCGCTCTTCTCGGTGGAGCCTCCGAGCCTCACGCCCGGCGGGTGCGAGGCCATCGCCACCTCGGCCGGCATCGACGTCGCCGCGTTTCGAGCCTGTGTCGCCGATCCCGCGACCGCAGCCCAGATCGCGTCCGACAAGCAGACCTTCAAGGACGTGGGGGGGAGGGGGCTCCCGCTGCTCTTCATCGGCTCGGAGCGGCTCGAGGGGGCGAGGGATCGCGAGACGCTCGAAGCCTCGCTCGGTCGCGCGCTCGCTCGCCTCCCGTGA
- a CDS encoding VacB/RNase II family 3'-5' exoribonuclease, whose amino-acid sequence MSKIVLPTRARVLEFLADQDHAVHAHEVATRLGVPESSYPGLLRLLDDLVFDGLLQARDGHKFRTASRGKARQKAGEEKRAEAKAAPPDVQARPARETGAQAAIERVRERRPGEKEGILTVNARGFGFVSAEGGDDVYIPGEALGAGLHGDRVVVKIVGRSARGVEGRIVEVVSRGMTRVVGTLRRRGKSAWLEPDDTRVRGPVVLTSDRDTAGAEGNSGTDGQAAVVRITRFPENPNENVEGVLEAVLGTPGELSVEAAKILAMAQIRELHEPAAVAEAESYGADVPEDMLAGREDLTGFPLPTIDPKDARDHDDAVWVERTPSGGYRAIVAIADVSSYVRPGMVLDEEAKLRGCSVYLPDRAVPMLPRALSSNLCSLLPDVLRLCLAVDATLSASGEVESFRVVRGYMKSQAKLAYEDVAQVLGFIEVETPPHPEAVRLLPGLEVAYELSRMLRGRRMKRGALDFELPEPKITIGEGGLPEAIAKRSQNPGIKKAYSLIEELMLLANEVVAQWLVEKKLPSVFRVHLPPDEKKLEKLAAMCALLGVDFDVEVTKDPKTLADLLKGFAKHPLAQVLNSLLLRSMKQATYDVENLGHFGLASKAYLHFTSPIRRYPDVCVHRTVHALLKHEKPERDRDKLADAALTSSQNERKAMEVERNIVDLYRAFYMKDKIGDRFVGRVAAVVGSGIFVSIDDPFVEILVKLEDLGGTDYEVDDVGLRVVGKRSGEVISLGDQMLVEVADVSIQRRTVLGRRVMGARAAREKLGKLGTELTTVVDDTGPRRRPRVKEGKPKKGSKNRVVGSRTPKSPKAKTFGKKKAKKR is encoded by the coding sequence ATGTCGAAGATCGTCCTCCCAACCCGCGCTCGGGTGCTCGAATTCCTGGCGGATCAGGATCACGCGGTGCACGCCCACGAGGTCGCGACGCGCCTCGGAGTGCCCGAGTCGAGCTACCCCGGGCTCCTGCGATTGCTCGACGATCTCGTGTTCGACGGGCTGCTCCAGGCGCGTGACGGGCACAAATTCCGGACGGCGTCGCGCGGGAAGGCCCGCCAGAAGGCGGGAGAAGAGAAGCGCGCCGAAGCGAAAGCCGCGCCCCCGGACGTGCAGGCGAGGCCCGCGCGCGAGACCGGAGCGCAGGCCGCCATCGAGCGGGTCCGCGAGCGCCGCCCCGGCGAAAAAGAGGGAATCCTCACGGTGAACGCGCGCGGCTTCGGCTTCGTCTCGGCCGAAGGCGGGGACGACGTCTACATCCCCGGCGAGGCCCTCGGGGCCGGCCTCCACGGCGACCGTGTCGTGGTCAAGATCGTGGGGCGGAGCGCGCGCGGGGTCGAGGGGCGCATCGTCGAGGTCGTGTCGCGTGGGATGACCCGCGTCGTGGGTACGCTGCGGCGGCGAGGAAAATCGGCCTGGCTCGAGCCGGACGACACCCGTGTGCGAGGGCCGGTCGTCCTCACGAGCGACCGCGACACCGCCGGCGCCGAGGGCAACAGCGGCACCGACGGCCAAGCCGCGGTCGTGCGCATCACCCGCTTCCCGGAGAACCCGAACGAGAACGTCGAAGGCGTGCTCGAGGCCGTGCTCGGCACCCCCGGGGAGCTCTCGGTCGAGGCCGCGAAGATCCTCGCGATGGCCCAGATTCGCGAGCTCCACGAGCCCGCGGCGGTCGCCGAGGCCGAGAGCTACGGCGCCGACGTGCCCGAGGACATGCTCGCGGGTCGCGAGGATCTCACCGGGTTTCCGCTCCCCACGATCGACCCGAAGGACGCGCGGGATCACGACGACGCGGTGTGGGTCGAGCGCACCCCGAGCGGCGGCTACCGCGCCATCGTCGCCATCGCCGACGTGTCGAGCTACGTGCGGCCCGGCATGGTGCTCGACGAAGAGGCGAAGCTCCGGGGGTGCAGCGTGTACCTGCCCGATCGCGCGGTGCCCATGCTCCCGCGCGCGCTCTCGTCGAACCTCTGCTCGCTCTTGCCCGACGTGCTCCGCCTCTGCCTCGCGGTCGACGCGACGCTCTCGGCGAGCGGCGAGGTGGAGTCGTTCCGGGTGGTGCGTGGCTACATGAAGAGCCAGGCCAAGCTCGCCTACGAGGACGTCGCTCAGGTGCTCGGCTTCATCGAGGTCGAGACGCCTCCTCACCCCGAAGCCGTGCGGCTCCTCCCGGGCCTCGAGGTGGCGTACGAGCTGTCGCGCATGCTCCGCGGGCGGCGCATGAAGCGCGGGGCGCTCGATTTCGAGCTGCCCGAGCCGAAGATCACGATCGGCGAAGGCGGCCTCCCCGAGGCGATCGCGAAGCGATCTCAGAACCCCGGCATCAAGAAGGCCTACTCGCTCATCGAGGAGCTCATGCTCCTCGCGAACGAGGTCGTCGCGCAGTGGCTCGTCGAGAAGAAGCTCCCGTCGGTGTTCCGTGTGCACCTCCCACCGGACGAGAAGAAGCTCGAGAAGCTCGCGGCGATGTGCGCGCTCCTCGGGGTCGACTTCGACGTCGAGGTCACCAAAGACCCGAAGACCCTCGCGGATCTCTTGAAGGGGTTCGCGAAGCACCCGCTCGCCCAGGTGCTGAACTCCCTCTTGCTCCGCTCGATGAAGCAGGCCACGTACGACGTCGAGAACCTCGGGCACTTCGGGCTCGCGTCGAAGGCCTACCTCCACTTTACGTCGCCCATCCGGAGGTACCCCGACGTGTGCGTCCATCGCACCGTGCACGCGCTCTTGAAGCACGAAAAGCCCGAGCGCGACCGGGACAAGCTCGCCGACGCCGCGCTCACGTCCTCGCAGAACGAGCGGAAGGCCATGGAGGTCGAGCGGAACATCGTCGACCTTTATCGTGCATTCTACATGAAAGACAAAATCGGCGACCGCTTCGTCGGCCGTGTGGCGGCGGTGGTCGGGAGCGGCATCTTCGTCTCGATCGACGACCCGTTCGTCGAGATCTTGGTGAAGCTCGAGGACCTCGGCGGCACCGACTACGAGGTCGACGACGTCGGCCTCCGGGTCGTGGGCAAACGCTCGGGGGAGGTCATCTCGCTCGGAGACCAGATGCTCGTCGAGGTCGCCGACGTGTCGATCCAGCGGCGCACCGTGCTCGGGCGACGGGTCATGGGAGCCCGCGCGGCGCGCGAGAAGCTCGGCAAGCTCGGCACGGAGCTCACCACGGTCGTGGACGATACCGGCCCGCGTCGTCGGCCCCGGGTCAAAGAGGGCAAACCGAAGAAGGGCTCGAAGAACCGCGTCGTCGGCTCGCGCACCCCGAAGAGCCCCAAGGCCAAGACGTTCGGGAAAAAGAAGGCGAAGAAGCGCTGA
- a CDS encoding site-specific DNA-methyltransferase gives MPDRRPVTLSWSSRPTLASPARRSFDGGVRRYRTECGAGDFFFGDNVAGLDVLREERPESVTLAYMDPPFLTNRVHELVLPDDRSAPKSERAKRTAFDDRWDDRASYLESLAERITRVRDLLAPHGSLVVHVDPKTSHYVKVMCDEIFGDDAFASEIVWRYRRWPSKTPNFQRVHDVLLRYRKDPRHAPRWNTTYEPLAPSTRAVWGDTKQRAVFADNGHRKKSSVTEEKSLGVPMGDVWEIGVLAPMAKERTGYPSQKPLALLDRLVEALSSPGDVVLDPYAGSGTTLVSAAKLGRRFVGLDASTLSLETSMARLAREGFTLSTEETPSPERAPASAPRLTADASSPPRSIRKKRSA, from the coding sequence GTGCCCGACCGTCGCCCCGTCACCTTGTCCTGGTCAAGCCGGCCCACGTTGGCCTCTCCCGCGCGCCGCTCGTTCGACGGGGGCGTTCGCCGGTACCGCACCGAGTGCGGCGCAGGCGACTTCTTCTTCGGGGACAACGTCGCCGGCCTCGACGTGCTCCGCGAGGAGCGGCCCGAGAGCGTCACACTCGCGTACATGGATCCGCCCTTCTTGACGAACCGCGTGCACGAGCTCGTCCTACCCGACGATCGCTCGGCGCCGAAGTCGGAGCGCGCGAAACGAACGGCCTTCGACGATCGCTGGGACGATCGCGCGAGCTACCTCGAGTCGCTCGCCGAGCGCATCACGCGCGTCCGCGATCTCCTCGCGCCGCACGGCTCCCTCGTCGTGCACGTGGATCCGAAGACGAGCCACTACGTGAAGGTGATGTGCGACGAGATCTTCGGCGACGACGCCTTCGCGAGCGAGATCGTGTGGCGCTACCGCCGCTGGCCGAGCAAGACCCCGAACTTTCAGCGGGTGCACGACGTGCTCCTCCGCTACCGCAAGGACCCTCGCCACGCGCCACGCTGGAATACGACCTACGAGCCGCTCGCGCCGTCGACCCGCGCGGTGTGGGGAGACACGAAGCAGCGCGCGGTGTTCGCCGACAACGGCCACCGAAAGAAGTCGAGCGTGACCGAGGAGAAGTCGCTCGGCGTGCCGATGGGGGACGTGTGGGAGATCGGGGTGCTCGCGCCCATGGCCAAGGAGCGAACCGGCTACCCTTCGCAGAAGCCCCTCGCGCTGCTCGACAGGCTCGTCGAGGCCCTCTCGAGCCCCGGGGACGTCGTGCTCGATCCGTACGCCGGGAGCGGGACGACCTTGGTCTCGGCCGCGAAGCTCGGGCGCAGGTTCGTCGGACTCGACGCGAGCACGCTGTCGCTCGAGACGTCGATGGCGAGGCTCGCACGCGAAGGGTTCACCCTGTCTACCGAGGAGACCCCGAGCCCCGAGCGCGCCCCGGCCTCCGCGCCACGGCTCACGGCCGACGCGAGCTCGCCGCCGAGGTCGATCCGCAAGAAGAGGAGCGCGTGA